GGCGGAGGACTGGAAGAGCAGGGTGGCGGCGGCGGCCAGTTCGACGGCCGGCAGCGGCTGCGGAGCCAGGCTTGGATCGTCGGCGAAGTGCTCGCCGATGAAGGCGGTGGTGGCGCGACCGGCGGCGAACTCCGGGTGCGCCAGCAGGTTGGCGAGGAACCGCTGGTTGCCCTTGACGCCCAGCAGCACGCTGTCCTCCACGGCGCGGATCAACTTGCGCCGGGCCTCGTCGCGGGTGGCACCCCAGGCGATCACCTTGGCCAGCATGGGATCGTAGAAAGGCGTTACCGGCTGGCCTTCCACCAGGCCGTGATCGATACGGATGCCGGTGCCACTGGCCGGCTCCCAGCGCAGCACCTCACCGGTCTGCGGCAGGAAGCCGGCGGCCGGGTCTTCGGCGTAGAGGCGCACCTCCATGGCGTGGCCGTCGAGGCGGATGTCATCCTGTGCCAGCGGCAGCGCCTCGCCGGCGGCGACGCGGATCTGCCAGGCCACCAGGTCGAGCCCGGTGACCAGCTCGGTGACGGGGTGCTCCACCTGCAGGCGGGTATTCATCTCCAGGAAGTAGAAGCGGCCCTCGGCATCCAGCAGGAATTCCACGGTGCCCGCGCCCAGGTAGTTGACCGAAGCGGCGGCCTTCACCGCGGCCTCGCCCATGGCCTGGCGCAGTTCCGGGGTCATCACCGGGCAGGGGGCTTCTTCCACCACTTTCTGGTGGCGGCGCTGCACCGAGCAGTCGCGCTCGCCGAGGTAGAGGATGTGGCCGTGGCGGTCGCCGAATACCTGGATCTCCACGTGGCGGGGCTGGATCACCGCGCGTTCGAGGATCAGTTCGCCGCTGCCGAAGGCGTTCTGCGCTTCTGAGCGCGCGGTGCGGATCTGCGCCGCCAGCTCGCTCGCCTCGTGCACCAGGCGCATGCCGCGCCCGCCGCCGCCGGCGCTGGCCTTGATCATCAGCGGGTAGCCGATGCGCTCGGCCTCGTGGGCGAGGGTGGCGTCGTCCTGCTCGGTGCCCTCAAAGCCGGGGATGCAGGGCACGCCGGCTTCCAGCATGGCGATCTTCGACAGGCGCTTGCTGCCCATCAGGTGGATGGCCTCCACGGTCGGACCGATGAAGGTGATGCCGGCGGCCTCGCAGGCGCGCGCAAAGGCGGCGTTCTCGGAGAGGAAGCCGTAGCCCGGGTGCACCGCGTCCGCGCCGGTGCGCCGCGCGGCGTCGAGGATGGCCTCGACGCACAGGTAGGACTGGCCCACAGGCGCCGGGCCGATGCACACCGCCTCGTCGGCCAGTTGCACGTGGCGGGCGTCGCGGTCGGCCTCGCTGTGCACGGCGACGGTGCGGTAGCCCAGGTCATGGGCGGTGCGCATCACGCGGCAGGCGATCTCGCCACGGTTGGCGATGAGGATCTTGTTGAATGCGGGCATCTTCGTGCTCCTGCTGGGGGACCGGAGGGCATCCGGGGCCCGGGCTGTTTGCGTTCGGTGTTGCCGGTGGATGTGAAGAGCGACATCCACCCTACGGTTGTCTCGGTGTTGCGGGGGATCGGGTGTGTCGATCCGCCTGTTGTGTTCGGTGTTGTGGTGGATGTGAAGAGCGACATCCACCCTACGGGTGCCTCGGTGTTGCGGGGGATCGGGGTTGGTCGATCCGCCGGTGGTGTTTGGTGTTGCGGTGGATGTGGAAAGCGACATCCACCCTACGGGTGCCTCGGTGTTGCGGGGGATCGGGGTCGGTCGATCCGCCGTTTTGTTCGGTCTTGCGGTGGATGTGAGTGCGATATCCACCCTACGGGGGGCGTAGGGTGGATCGCGCGTTATCGATCCACCGCTGGTGTTCACTGGGCCCAGGTCGGTTTGCGTTTCTGCACGAAGGCCAGGGTCCCTTCGGTGCCCTCGGCGCTGGTCACGGCCTCGGCGAACCAGGCGGCGGCGTCGTCCAGCAGCGGGCCCAGCTCGCGTTCCTCGGTGGCCAGCAGCAGGGCCTTGGTGCGGGCATTGGCGCCGGGGGCGCAGCGGCGCACCTGGTCCAGGGTGGCGGCGAGGCGCGCGTCCAGTGCGGCGTCATCGGCCTCGGTGAAGTGCACCAGGCCCAGGCGCAGGGCCTCGGTGCCGTCGAAGCGGGCGGCGGTGAGGGCCAGGCGGCGCGCCTGGGTCAGGCCAACGCGCTTGACCACGAAGGGCGCGATCTGCGCCGGGAGGATGCCGAGGCTGGTTTCCGGCAGGCCGAACTGGGCGCTCTCGGCGGCAAGGGCGATGTCGGAGACGCAGGCCAGGCCGAAGCCGCCGCCGAGCACCGCGCCTTCCAGCACGGCGATCACCACCTGGGGTTGCGCCTGGGCTTCCTCCAGCAGGCGGCCGAAGGCGCGGTTCAGGCGCTGGTAGGCCTCGCCGCCGGTGGCGCGGGCGCTGGCCATGTCCTTGATGTCGCCGCCGGCGCAGAAGTGCCCGCCCGCACCTCGCAGCGCCAGGACGCGCACCTCCGGCGCCCGGCGCGCGGCGGCGAGTACGGCACGCAGTTCTTCCACCATGGCCAGGCTCATGGCGTTGCGGCTTTCCGGACGGTTGAGGGTGATGCGCAGCAGGCCGTCGGCGTGTTCCAGCAGCAGGGTCTCGGTCTTCGGAAGTTCCATGGTCGTCCCCGTCTCAGCCTTTCTTCTTGCCCGGCAGGATGCCCATCAGCTTGCAGATGATGCCGAGCATGATTTCGTCGGCGCCGCCGCCGATGGACACCAGGCGAGTGTCGCGGTAGGCGCGGGAGACGGGGTTGTCCCACATGAAGCCCATGCCGCCCCAGTACTGCAGGCAGGCGTCGGTGGCTTCGCGCCCCAGGCGACCGGCCTTGAGCTTGGCCATGGAGGCGAGGCGGGTGACGTCCTTGCCGGCGACATAGAGCTCGGTGGCCTGGTAGACCAGGGCCCGCAGGCATTCGATCTCGGTCATCAGCTCGGCCAGGCGGAAGTGGATGACCTGGTTGTCGATCAGGGGGGCACCGAAGGTCCTGCGTTCCTTGCAGTAGTCGATGGTGACGTTCACGCAGTGTTCCAGGCCCTTGATCATGTTGGCCGCGCCGAACAGGCGTTCTTCCTGGAACTGCAGCATCTGCATCATGAAGCCCGTGCCTTCGGCGCCGATACGGTTGCGTTGGGGCACGCGGACGTTGTCGAAGAACACCTGGGCGGTCTCCGAACTGCGCATGCCGAGCTTGTCCAGGTGCGGGCTGAGGGTGATGCCGGGGGTGTTCATCGGCACCATGATCAGCGACTTGTTGACGTGGGGCTTGTCGTCGGAGGTGTTGGCCAGCAGGCAGATGAAGTCGGCGGACGGGGAGTTGGTGATCCACATCTTGCTGCCATTGATGATGTAGTCGTCGCCGTCCTTGCGGGCGCTGGTCTTCATGCCCGCCACATCGGAGCCGGCGCCCACCTCGGAGACGCCGATGCAGCCGACCCTCTCGCCGGAGATGGCCGGGCGCAGGAACTCCTCGCGCAGCTCGTCGGAGCCGAAGCGCGCCAGGGCCGGGGTGCACATGTCGGTCTGCACGCCGATGGACATGGGGATGCCGCCGCAGTGGATGGTGCCGAACTCTTCGGCGGCGACGATGGAGTAGCTGTAGTCCAGGCCCATGCCGCCGAACTTCTCCGGCTTGGAGATACCCAGCAGGCCCAGCTCGCCGGCTTTCCTGAAGATGTCGTGGATGGGGAAGCGGCCTTCCTTCTCCCACTGGTCGACATGGGGGTTGATCTCCTTGTCGACGAAATTGCGGACGGTGCGGCGGAGTTCTTCGTGTTCCTGGGTGAAGATCATTTTTGTTGTTCTCCTCGTAGGGTGCACTGTGTGCACCATGATCGCTCTTAGAAGCGGGCCACGCCGAAGCGGTTGGTCTTGAGCGGCCGGGCTTCGGCCTCCGCGCAGATATCCAGCAGGTAGCCCAGCAACTTGCGGCTGTCACGGGGATCGATCAGGCCGTCGTCCCACAGGCTGGCGGTGCCGTAGAGCGCGGTGGACTGGCTGTCGAGCTTCTGCGCCGTCATCTGTTCCAGCATATCGAGCATCTTCGGATCGGCTTCCTTGCCCTCCTTGGCGTGCTTTTCCTCGGTGACGATGCGCAGCACCTTGCCGGCCTGGGCGCCGCCCATCACGGCGGTGCGACTGTTGGGCCAGGCGAAGATGAAGCGCGGGTCCAGCCCGCGGCCGCACATGGCGTAGTTGCCGGCGCCGTAGGAGCCGCCGACCACCAGGGTGAGCTTGGGCACGGTGGCGTTGGCCACGGCCTGGATCATCTTCGAGCCGTGCTTGATCACCCCCAGCTGCTCCGACTCGGTGCCCACCATGAAGCCGGTGGTGTTGTGCAGGAACAGCAGCGGGGTGTTGCTCTGCTCGCAGAGCTGGATGAACTGCGCGGCCTTGGCGGCGCCGCGGGGGGTGATCGGGCCGTTGTTGCCGATCAGCCCGCAGGGGCGGCCCTCGATGCGCAGGTGGCCGCAGACGGTCTGGCTGTCGAACGAGTGCTTGAAGTCGAGGAACTCCGAGCCATCGGCGATGCGGGCGATGATCTCGCGCACGTCGTAGGGTTTCTTCGGGTCCGCCGGCACCACCCCCAGCAGCTCCTCGGCGCTGTACAGCGGCTCGCGCCAGCTGGGTTTCACCGGGGCCGGCAACTGGGCGTTCCAGGGCAGCATGGCGAGCACGTCACGGGCGATGCGCAGGGCGTCGGCGTCGTTCTCGGCCAGGTACTCGGCGGTGCCGGCCACCTGGGCGTGCATCTCGGCGCCACCCAGTTCCTCGTCCGTGGCCACTTCGCCGGTGGCGGCCTTCAGCAGGGGCGGGCCGGCGAGGAACATCTTGGCCTTGCCGCGCACCACGATGACGTAGTCCGAAAGGCCCGGCTGGTAGGCCCCGCCGGCGGTGCTGGAGCCGTGCACCACGGTGACCTGGGGAATGCCCATGGCGGAGATGCGCGCCTGGTTGGCGAAGCCCCGCGCACCTTCTACGAAGATCTCCGCCGCGTAGTTGAGGTTGGCGCCGCCGCTCTCGGTGAGGGCCACCAGGGGCAGCTTGTTCTCCATGGCGATCTGCTGCAGGCGCAGGGTCTTCTTCAGTCCGGTGGGGGAAATGGTGCCGCCCTTGATGGCGCTGTTGCTGGCGCTGATCAGGCAGCGTACCCCGGCGATGTAGCCGATGCCGGCGATGATGCCGCCGCCGGCCTGGGTGCCGTCCTTGTCGTCGTGCAGCTTGTAGCCGGCCAGGGAGCAGAGCTCCAGGAAGGGGCTGCCCGGGTCCAGCAGCAGGTTGAGGCGCTCGCGGGGCAGCAACTGGCCGCGTTTCTCGAACCTGGGCTTGGCGTCCTGCGCCTTGTCCAGCACCTTCTGCTCCACCTCGCGGAAACTCGCCACCGCCGCCAGCATGGCCTCGCGGTTGCGGGCGAAGTCTTCGCCCTGGACGTCGAGCTCGGATTGGATCACGGCCATGACTTACTCCCCGTCCTTGAGCACGGCGGGCACGTGGGCCCGGTGGAAGCCGTTGTAGGACTCGCTGTTGCGGGCCTTGCCCAGGGTCCAGGCGCGGGTGCCCTGGCTGGCGGCGCCGTCGATGCGGATGGTGTTGCCGCTGATGAAGTTGGCGCCGGGAGAAAGCAGGAAGACGATGGCGGCCGCCACCTCGGATTCGGTGCCGATGCGCTGCAGCGGGACGTGGTCCTTGAGGGAGCGGATCATCGCCTTCATCGACTCGGGGTAGGTGTCCATGCCGCTCGAGGCGATCCAGCCCGGTGCCACGGCGTTGACCCGCACCCCGGCGTGGCCCCATTCGTAGGCGGCGGTCTTGGTGAAGTTCTCCATGCCGGCGCGGGCGGCGCCGGAGTGGCCCATGCCGGGCATACCGCCCCACATGTCGGCGAGCATGTTGACGATGCCGCCGCCGGTCTTGCTCATGCTCTGCAGGAAGACTTCCCTGGCCACCAGGAAGCCGCCCACCAGGTTGGTGCGCACCACGGTCTCGAAGCCCTTCTGGTTGATGCCGATGAGCGGCGCGGGGAACTGGCCGCCGGCGTTGTTGACCAGGTGGTGGATGGGGCCGCGCTCGGCCACCACGGCCTTGACCATGG
This genomic window from Pseudomonas furukawaii contains:
- a CDS encoding enoyl-CoA hydratase/isomerase family protein gives rise to the protein MELPKTETLLLEHADGLLRITLNRPESRNAMSLAMVEELRAVLAAARRAPEVRVLALRGAGGHFCAGGDIKDMASARATGGEAYQRLNRAFGRLLEEAQAQPQVVIAVLEGAVLGGGFGLACVSDIALAAESAQFGLPETSLGILPAQIAPFVVKRVGLTQARRLALTAARFDGTEALRLGLVHFTEADDAALDARLAATLDQVRRCAPGANARTKALLLATEERELGPLLDDAAAWFAEAVTSAEGTEGTLAFVQKRKPTWAQ
- the atuD gene encoding citronellyl-CoA dehydrogenase, whose translation is MIFTQEHEELRRTVRNFVDKEINPHVDQWEKEGRFPIHDIFRKAGELGLLGISKPEKFGGMGLDYSYSIVAAEEFGTIHCGGIPMSIGVQTDMCTPALARFGSDELREEFLRPAISGERVGCIGVSEVGAGSDVAGMKTSARKDGDDYIINGSKMWITNSPSADFICLLANTSDDKPHVNKSLIMVPMNTPGITLSPHLDKLGMRSSETAQVFFDNVRVPQRNRIGAEGTGFMMQMLQFQEERLFGAANMIKGLEHCVNVTIDYCKERRTFGAPLIDNQVIHFRLAELMTEIECLRALVYQATELYVAGKDVTRLASMAKLKAGRLGREATDACLQYWGGMGFMWDNPVSRAYRDTRLVSIGGGADEIMLGIICKLMGILPGKKKG
- a CDS encoding acetyl/propionyl/methylcrotonyl-CoA carboxylase subunit alpha, with translation MPAFNKILIANRGEIACRVMRTAHDLGYRTVAVHSEADRDARHVQLADEAVCIGPAPVGQSYLCVEAILDAARRTGADAVHPGYGFLSENAAFARACEAAGITFIGPTVEAIHLMGSKRLSKIAMLEAGVPCIPGFEGTEQDDATLAHEAERIGYPLMIKASAGGGGRGMRLVHEASELAAQIRTARSEAQNAFGSGELILERAVIQPRHVEIQVFGDRHGHILYLGERDCSVQRRHQKVVEEAPCPVMTPELRQAMGEAAVKAAASVNYLGAGTVEFLLDAEGRFYFLEMNTRLQVEHPVTELVTGLDLVAWQIRVAAGEALPLAQDDIRLDGHAMEVRLYAEDPAAGFLPQTGEVLRWEPASGTGIRIDHGLVEGQPVTPFYDPMLAKVIAWGATRDEARRKLIRAVEDSVLLGVKGNQRFLANLLAHPEFAAGRATTAFIGEHFADDPSLAPQPLPAVELAAAATLLFQSSAESRAHQIGLAGWRSAGSAPWRLVLRQGEEKHEVLLDVRASGPQPQLQARVAGQSIAVRLLACDGRWATLELDGIRRRLAYHQDGERLWLKGHQGSVELQDVTHEPAGGQAGAASGTVRAPMDGAIVEVLVEEGARVGKGQLLVVLEAMKMEHPLKAAMDGTVRRVQVNAGDQVKSRQVLVEVEAAD
- the atuC gene encoding geranyl-CoA carboxylase subunit beta — protein: MAVIQSELDVQGEDFARNREAMLAAVASFREVEQKVLDKAQDAKPRFEKRGQLLPRERLNLLLDPGSPFLELCSLAGYKLHDDKDGTQAGGGIIAGIGYIAGVRCLISASNSAIKGGTISPTGLKKTLRLQQIAMENKLPLVALTESGGANLNYAAEIFVEGARGFANQARISAMGIPQVTVVHGSSTAGGAYQPGLSDYVIVVRGKAKMFLAGPPLLKAATGEVATDEELGGAEMHAQVAGTAEYLAENDADALRIARDVLAMLPWNAQLPAPVKPSWREPLYSAEELLGVVPADPKKPYDVREIIARIADGSEFLDFKHSFDSQTVCGHLRIEGRPCGLIGNNGPITPRGAAKAAQFIQLCEQSNTPLLFLHNTTGFMVGTESEQLGVIKHGSKMIQAVANATVPKLTLVVGGSYGAGNYAMCGRGLDPRFIFAWPNSRTAVMGGAQAGKVLRIVTEEKHAKEGKEADPKMLDMLEQMTAQKLDSQSTALYGTASLWDDGLIDPRDSRKLLGYLLDICAEAEARPLKTNRFGVARF
- a CDS encoding SDR family oxidoreductase is translated as MSYDSVFRPGLFAGQTILVTGGGSGIGRCVAHELAHLGAHVVLVGRKAEKLEATAGEIIEDGGSASWQACDIRDEEAVKAMVKAVVAERGPIHHLVNNAGGQFPAPLIGINQKGFETVVRTNLVGGFLVAREVFLQSMSKTGGGIVNMLADMWGGMPGMGHSGAARAGMENFTKTAAYEWGHAGVRVNAVAPGWIASSGMDTYPESMKAMIRSLKDHVPLQRIGTESEVAAAIVFLLSPGANFISGNTIRIDGAASQGTRAWTLGKARNSESYNGFHRAHVPAVLKDGE